A segment of the Zalophus californianus isolate mZalCal1 chromosome 3, mZalCal1.pri.v2, whole genome shotgun sequence genome:
ggactTTGAGAGAATCATTGCCAGGTGCAAAACTTTCAACTTTTCCTGTGAGCTCATAGGGTGGCCTTACTTCACTCCCAAAGAGCTCTCCAGGACCCTGAGCTAGCTAGGGCTGTCTTGACCTGATTCCCACTGACAAAATTCTGGTCAGGGTGCAGTGTGGGGAAAGCATTTGGGGGACGGCATTGACCAAATTCAGCCCAGGTACACCCCCCAGTAGTATAATCATTAGGGAAATCTCTGTCCTTGGTAAGATTCAATCAGAGGCCACTCAGGTTCCTGTCAGGTTCCTGTTTAGGGAGATTGTTAAAACCCTGAATTTTCATGATTCCCAAGATGTGTCAGTGTGGTACAGACCTCTCTTTCCGGTTGGCTCATCCTCAGGGCCTAAAATTCTTAAGCTTCCTTCTTTGGACTTTAGTACTTTGGTTAAAAGCTGCCAAAATTGTGACCGAATCTGGTGGGGGAATTTTTATTGCCTAATAAATAATATCATAGAAAGTCATAATTTCATATTAACCActaaatatccaaaatgtataaagcatGCAAAATTGAATCCAAGATATGGATGAAAAACAGCTCAGTGACATTTCTTaagaattattcattttctttttcaatctgaaAGTGGAGCAGGAACATTCTCCTAAATCCCAGGCTTAGAAAGCTGAACACTGCCTAGAGGCCTTAAAGAATTACTTTGACAAAGccatttttctttagtctttaaatTAGAAGTAGAAAAATTCTCCATGGTAGTTTAGAAGAAATCTTAAGTTTTTGGATTCCTAAGATTTTGAGGGATGTCTAGAAACTTATGTCATGGTCCGTCTACATCTGCCATCCTAGAAATCATACTAGGGAGAAATGATGCTCCTCAGTTTTGCAACACCTTCACCTGGATTAAATTCTAGGATCCAGCTATGCTCATTGTCAAgaagttctttcttttggataaagtcattttctgaagataaaatgaatctatttttaattgttcagCCCTTACAAGGGAATAGCTgtttccaaaacacacacacacacacacacacacacacacacacacacacacacacacactccagcaTCAGCTATAGTCTTTTAACTCCTTGAAAACCACTGTTACCtgcctaacttctttttttaacctgtaTTCTTTGAACTTTTTCAGCCCTTTGTCTTCCTGAAAATTGGCGATTCTCACATCCTAATCATCCTTCCAAACCTCTCgtcccctaaaaataaaaatcaatacagtggcaaaatttttttgaaaggcaAAGAATGATACCATTATATCTTGGCTTCTGGGGATGACGACAGGCAGAGAGACCAGTATTCTTCAGAACGCTCTCCTCCTACCGCAGTGAAGTGCATCTCTCCAAGGACTTCTTTGGGACTGGACATAAACTCAACACAGTGTACATCTCATGTGCTGTTAAATCTCTTCAGGACTTGTAGTGTTGACACTCCTGTTGTTTCCCTTCCAGGCAGGTTGGGCTAACATTTCCCATCTCAACTGAAACATATTTTCTCTGTTGACAGAGACCAGATACTGCTACACTCAGCATACAATGGAAGTCACGGGAAACAGCATCTCTGTCACCAAACGCTGCGTTCCACTGGAAGAGTGCTTGTCCACTGGCTGCAGAGATTCTGAACATGAAGGCCACAAGGTCTGGGCATCAAAGCAAGTGACGGGTACAGCATAGTCAGCCTTCCTCCACTGCAGATGCGTGCCAGAGCTCATGAGCAAATTCGCACTCCCCAAAGTAGCCTGGCTTTTGACTGTCTTTAATATAGCATTATGTGAAGATTCTCCTTTCCGGTTTGCTCTAAGAGGATAAATTTATACCAGAGCATAGGAAAACCAGTATAAATTATGTAAACACAACACAAAGAGGGTATTGAAAATTATTGTAAGCCCTTTCTTTACTCAGAAGAAAGTAATAAAGCCAccagaaggaagaggaatgaGGGACCAGTTATGTCCTCAATGGTAAAGCATTGCAGATGTAGCAACAATTCATTCAGCTGAGGATGGCCACAGCAGGTTAGCTTTGATAACTGTCTGTGAAGTGAGGCTCGTGTCTTCATTGGAATGCTGACTTGGGGAAGGCATCCATTGGCTCCTGAATCATTTCAGTAGGTGATCAGAGAACCATCTCCATGTGGGTTTACTCCACTTAAACTCCATCCGGTGCCTATACAGAGGCATTGAGCGTAAAATGAACTTCAAGTGCAGCCTTGGAGGAGAATATAAAGGACCAGAGAAGGGCAGCCTGACTGTGGTTGGAGAGGGGAATGCCCCCGATCTCCTGCTGGCTGTTCAGAGCTGGCCCCACATATAATCTTACATATCAGGCCTTGGCCTTTATTTGGAGTTGGCTCGCTTCTCCCCATCAGGCTGCCTTCCTGGTGGTCGGAGGCAACTTCTACTCTCAAAACCCTGGAATGCCATGTTTAGTGGCATTTAGTAGAAGACACCCAATTTTCAAGCAACTTGAAATACACTAAGTGTACACTTAGTGAAATACACTaagaattcaattttaaaatatgatctgCAGATCCTGGTTTGAAATATAAAAGGTAAACTCAAGGGTTTTACCTCACTCCCCGCCACACTCCTAGCAAGCCTGGCTCTCAGGCTTCGTTGTGGCTACTTCACCGTGGATAAAGTTAAAGATCAGAGAAGTGACGTCATGTGctcaggtcacagagctggtaattATGTCTGACAGAGAGAATTCAAGCTCACTTCTGACCTTCAGTTTCTCTCCTCAAGATTATAATGTCTTCCTAGCCCAAGTCAACTGTGACCAGCCTCAAATCCTTGCAGGATAATGACTGAATAGGATATTGACCACCCCAGAGAGTTTTTCAAATATTACTGTGCATACAGATCAgttggggatcttgttaaaatgcatattctgatTCGCTAAAGTTGGGGTGAGgtttgagattctgcatttctaagagACTCCCAGGTGGTGCTGAAGCTACCGATCTGTACTCTGTGTAGCCATGGCCCAAAATAATTTCAGCCAACAATCctttaggtttctttctttcttacagtcCCTGAATAAAGTAGTATAATGCAGGAATGATTGCATTAATGAAAACCCTCCAAACTTTAACTCTCCCACAAGAATGGTGGTAGTTATGTAGACAGTTCTAATGAAAGTAAATAGTTAAGTTTaagttgggttgtttccacttcaCTTACACTATGGAAATTTGGCAAGTGAAAGTTTACCCTCTGAACAGCTTCTTCAAATAGTCAGAAGGGGTTTCTTTGAGATTGTAGGGTATTATAATCCCCATTTCACACATAGAAAAGCTGAGACCTAGGAAGGTTGTAGAACCCTGTAATAACCACCTAGAGGGATGTCAAAAACAGAACTCATGTTCCTTGAAGCTTAGTCCAGGGGGTTTTCAAGTTGACCACATTGCTTCCAGATGAAATTTCATCCCACTTCCTTGAATGCAGGGTTGGTGCCTCTTTTGTGGAACAGGTAATTGTCATTTCAGTCTTACTGTGAGGGAGACCGTTCCTTCCAAAATCCTTGTCTCCTTCCAAGATCTGCCAGCTTCTCATCAgccttctgtttctcttcctttctttcaggtCTGCACTTCCTGTTGTGAAGGAAATATCTGTAACTTGCCACTCCCCCGAAATGAAACTGATGCCACATTTGCCACAACGTCACCCATAAATCAGACAATTGGGCACCCACACTGCATGTCAGTGATAGTGTCCTGCTTGTGGGTGTGGTTGGGACTCACATTATAGCAGCTGCGATGCGCCATGTATAGTAGCAATCCATGGGGATCACCATGGTCCATGGTCATGCATGAGTCGTTGGCTTGACAATAGTTACACATGCGAAACCATGACACTCACAGATGTCTTCACAGCCAGGCATTTCCACCTGTCATGAGGAACAAGCATTGCTTCAGGGTAGTCATTTCAAGTCCAAGACCTCATCAAAGCCAGCCTGCCGCCAAAACAGACCCTGAGTTTTATACCACAAACCTGTCTTTTCACTCCAGGAAATAGTTCTGCATTTTTATTGAGATCTGAGGCTCTTAATTTGGAAGACATACATGAGGCACAGGAGGTCCTGGGATCTTCTGAGATGTTAGACAGTGTGTTTATATGGACATGCATAGATGTGTGTTCTTTAAGAGAAAGGTACAGGACCACTGGTTTAAATATaatcatgaatttatttatagCTTTAGAATGTTAAAACTTTGATTCCGAAATGAATGGACTATTTCCTTGGAGATTCTGAGTCCCTGGAAAAGTAGTAAGCAGTTGTCCAATTTAATTTTCCCAACATTCTTCTCCCGGTGGTGGGAATCATATTCCCTCTGCTCTGTGcaggaaataaaaggcaatcaTAAGTTTGTTGCATAGGGGGAGAGGTAGCTGGAGAAGGATCTTTCCCAACTTAATGGAACTGGCATCCATAAAGTAGCTCCGTATCCCTTTCATTATAACTGGTGAGATTGGCCTTGATTTGGCACCTCACTGTGCTCCATGAGATCCTAAATTCTACCTGGGCCAAAGGGTAACCAAAGAGTCCCAAAGCAGGATAGAGTTTTCTCCACTCATGGGGTTCTATTCAGGCATAGCTAAACTAGACAGAGAGAGGATTTcaggatgaaagaaaagagatgtgTGGAGGTTGACCCAAGTTCACTGTGAGGGCCCAGTCAGTGGCTTAGCCAGATCTCCCATCTGCACTTCATACTGCCAGAGAGCCCTCCCGGGTTCTTCCTCTTTCAAATCCCCAGGGACTTTAAGGATCGCATTATCTCAAGATTGATAGGGAAAGAAGACATAATATCCCAGGAGGAGAAGTAGGTAGGCCAGTTGGGTGATGATGAGACTAATAAGGAGATCCagtgggattattttctttcttttaggtgATTGCTTTTGAAGTAGATGGCAAAATTTTTGCCATCCTTCCTATATTTTTGGCCTGAGTTACAACTTGTTCTTCCTTGTAAATCatttatacaatatttatttttatatgccatAACTAGAAACttaaatatatcataaaatattctttattctggACAAAATTACCAAATTAGAGTACTTATTTTTCAACAGTGGTAGAACTTGTAATATATGTTTGTTCAAAGTTATCTATAATACTTGCACcagtgttgaaaaaaaaattaacttatgtTTGAGCAAGAGGAATGTGTTGGCCTCAAGGGTTTTTGCTCACTGTTTCCTCAGTGGTATTGTCCCGGAAGTGTTCAGGTGGTGAGCATCAATGGTATGAGTTCCTCTGCAAGGTTATGGGGCATATTGCATGAAATTTGGTGGAACCATTGCGGATAAAGAGGAGAGTATTGTCAGGGTCCATCTGCCTTGCACAGGAAAATGTCTGTGGCTCATAAAATGAGACCCCCTCAGGGGATTACCAAATATGAACTGACAGTGGTAACTCTGATATGAAATAATCTAAATTGCATCAAAT
Coding sequences within it:
- the LYPD6 gene encoding ly6/PLAUR domain-containing protein 6 isoform X1 — its product is MDPGPALAWLLFLSLLADCLKAAQSRDFTVKDIVYLHPSTTPYPGGFKCFTCEKAADNYECNRWAPDIYCPRETRYCYTQHTMEVTGNSISVTKRCVPLEECLSTGCRDSEHEGHKVCTSCCEGNICNLPLPRNETDATFATTSPINQTIGHPHCMSVIVSCLWVWLGLTL